The segment TTGACCGTTTCACCCATGCTTTTCACCAGCTCTGGAATCCTCTTCCCGTCAGGGTCAAGCGAGAGCTCCATCCTGACCCTTTCCGGCTCGATTCCATAGCTATCAAGCACCTTACGAAGGAGTTGAACCCGCTTTTTTGTCTCAAAATTGCCATCCTGATAATGGCAATCGCCCTCCGGGCAGCCCAAAATAAGGACACCGTCAGCACCGTGTTCGAATGCCTCCATGACATGCTTGGTATCAATCTTGCCGCTGCAGACAATGGGTATCCAGTTTTTTATCTTGGAGGATAAGGAAGCCTCGTCCGTTAAATAACCCCAGCCGAATTTGCAGGAGAAACAGACCACTTTTGGCTCAAAATCACCCATTTATTCACCTTCCCTGTTAATACTAAGATAGCGACGTAAAAGTGTTTTCAATCCGATCGTAGGTCGTATCATCAACCAGTGCTCTCGCTTCGGATGGGCAGGCAGCCACACACATACCGCATGATTTGCATCTGAACATATTGTCCGTTTCCGATACCAGTTTGTCATCACGTACTACCAGGTGTGCCGCGTCATAATTGCAAACATATACGCAGGCGCCACACCCACTGCACCTTTGCTCGTCAACTTCAACCGCGTATAGCGATTTCTCAAAGCCGATGGAAATACACGCTTTGCAGGAGAGGCACGGACCGCAGGTTAGACATCGTTTGGCCTCTTCTATCGCCTCCATCAAGGTGAGGCCTTTTTCGAACAATTGAAAGTGCATCCTCTTTTCCGGCGGTATCCAGACCACCTCGGCAGGTTCCTTGTAGCTGGTCCTCTCGGGTAATCCAAGCGCTTCATAATCCCGCTTTCTTCCCCACCGCATGTCTAATCCCCTCAGGTATCTGTGGATTGACTCAGCGGCTTCAATTCCTTCCTTCATCGCCTCCACCATAAAACCTATCCGCCGCACGTCACCGCCGATGAAGACCGCCGAATTCTGCAGGCTCTGAAGGGTAAAAGGGTCAACGGCCAGCCTTCCCCTTTCGTCCAGCAGCTCTTCCTTCTTAAGAAAAGCTCTATCCGCCGCCTGCCCGATGGTGATAATCAGTATATCTCCCTCCATCTCAATGCAATCGCTGCAATCGAACTGCGGGTTGAAGCCACTGTCATCGAAAACGCTGGTACACCGCGGGCAATCGATTTTCTTGAACTTTCCGCCCACGCCCGTGATACTTCGCACGCCGCGGGAACAGACAATCTTCAGACCTTCTTCCCAGGCCGCCCTTATCTCCTCTTCATCTGCCGGCAGGCCGTCCCGGGAGCTTTTATCTTCACACTCGAGAGCCA is part of the Chloroflexota bacterium genome and harbors:
- a CDS encoding hydrogenase iron-sulfur subunit, whose product is MGDFEPKVVCFSCKFGWGYLTDEASLSSKIKNWIPIVCSGKIDTKHVMEAFEHGADGVLILGCPEGDCHYQDGNFETKKRVQLLRKVLDSYGIEPERVRMELSLDPDGKRIPELVKSMGETV
- a CDS encoding FAD-dependent oxidoreductase, with product MWKTTSNRGANVEDAIKQMLPPCQIKCPINEDIQRTNVLISLLPEAVEVAKEGIIQIGDYLYEKNPFFNICGYICGLCELECNYKTKGGAIRRRLLKRFLSDYYTDYLNQKEKLSTAKDRGNVAIMGGGPGGLMCAYVLSQRGYRTTIFEASDRLGGALWLIPEYRLPNDVLQTTLDNLVRIADIDVRFGAKVGEGELTLAQLKKEGYEVVFIAKGTPYPRVLTFGDEEVQGQDLSGVMYGLDFLYEVSHGNIEPDYFKNKRVIVIGGGNVAFDAARTARILGGEVTVVALECEDKSSRDGLPADEEEIRAAWEEGLKIVCSRGVRSITGVGGKFKKIDCPRCTSVFDDSGFNPQFDCSDCIEMEGDILIITIGQAADRAFLKKEELLDERGRLAVDPFTLQSLQNSAVFIGGDVRRIGFMVEAMKEGIEAAESIHRYLRGLDMRWGRKRDYEALGLPERTSYKEPAEVVWIPPEKRMHFQLFEKGLTLMEAIEEAKRCLTCGPCLSCKACISIGFEKSLYAVEVDEQRCSGCGACVYVCNYDAAHLVVRDDKLVSETDNMFRCKSCGMCVAACPSEARALVDDTTYDRIENTFTSLS